The Alphaproteobacteria bacterium genome window below encodes:
- a CDS encoding NAD(P)H-hydrate dehydratase, translating to MNRLQKILTAAQIRSLEEKTHQNGVSYTDMMHRASEVVFHFIKAHYRPGKMCVLCGPGHNGGDGIATALLLKNDGWSVDVIADTAQLSKKSKEIQHFFDAWTGPILPITSEIPHDAELILDALFGFGLDKPVDKDYASLIKRANQHHAHRISIDMPSGINSDTGAVMGIALEANHTITFQYPKPGQFLLPGKEYCGYLTIEPIGLVKPDSSEMILNEPVFWQDHLPNPKLSDHKYTNGHLGVFCGDVMTGAPRLAADASRYIGTGLVTLLAPKGSVDIYAETMPGCLVTEYSSLASIDKILSTKSFTAFVIGPGLSGNQKTASLVMRALKTKKPLLLDAGALTCFKTESARSSFLKTLHDKCLLTPHEGEFHALFPEIDKGLSKMDKVRLAMQKMQAAILLKGNDSLIVQKGKPIVINHNAPPFLATAGSGDVLSGVAGGFMAKQIPAHMAGAMATWFSGVAGSYLGFGLIAEELPMAIRQILRSLLFPGKGQEFSQDRELP from the coding sequence GTGAATAGATTACAGAAAATTCTGACAGCTGCGCAAATCAGGTCTCTTGAAGAAAAGACGCACCAAAATGGCGTTAGTTATACTGATATGATGCACAGAGCCTCAGAGGTTGTGTTTCACTTTATTAAGGCTCATTATCGCCCAGGAAAAATGTGTGTGCTTTGTGGTCCAGGACATAATGGTGGTGATGGGATTGCAACAGCTCTTTTATTGAAAAATGATGGATGGTCAGTTGATGTGATAGCTGATACCGCTCAACTCTCTAAAAAATCTAAAGAGATTCAACATTTTTTTGATGCTTGGACAGGGCCTATTTTGCCAATCACGTCAGAGATCCCTCACGATGCAGAACTCATTTTGGATGCCTTGTTTGGTTTTGGTCTTGATAAGCCTGTTGACAAGGATTACGCTTCATTAATTAAGCGCGCTAATCAACATCATGCGCATCGGATTTCTATTGATATGCCTTCTGGTATCAATAGTGACACGGGAGCAGTGATGGGCATTGCTCTTGAGGCAAATCATACAATTACATTTCAGTATCCAAAACCAGGGCAGTTTTTATTGCCAGGTAAAGAATATTGCGGCTATTTAACGATAGAGCCGATTGGGCTTGTAAAGCCAGATTCCTCTGAGATGATTTTAAATGAGCCTGTTTTTTGGCAAGATCATTTACCAAATCCAAAACTCTCTGATCATAAATATACCAATGGTCATTTAGGGGTGTTCTGTGGAGATGTGATGACAGGAGCCCCCCGTCTGGCTGCTGATGCCTCGCGCTATATTGGGACAGGGCTTGTGACTTTGCTTGCGCCAAAAGGGTCAGTTGATATTTATGCTGAAACGATGCCTGGTTGTTTAGTCACAGAGTACTCCTCTCTTGCCAGTATTGACAAAATTCTATCAACAAAATCATTTACAGCTTTTGTGATTGGGCCGGGGCTTTCTGGCAATCAAAAAACAGCTTCCCTTGTGATGCGTGCCTTAAAGACCAAAAAGCCATTATTGTTAGATGCAGGCGCTTTGACTTGTTTTAAAACTGAATCTGCCCGATCCTCTTTTCTGAAGACTTTGCATGATAAATGTTTATTGACGCCTCATGAGGGTGAGTTCCATGCTTTGTTCCCTGAGATAGATAAGGGACTTTCAAAAATGGATAAGGTTCGTCTTGCCATGCAAAAAATGCAAGCAGCGATTCTGCTTAAGGGAAACGATAGTTTGATTGTGCAGAAAGGCAAACCGATTGTGATCAATCATAATGCACCGCCTTTTTTAGCAACAGCGGGATCAGGTGATGTTCTCTCAGGCGTTGCAGGTGGGTTTATGGCAAAACAGATACCTGCGCATATGGCAGGGGCAATGGCAACCTGGTTTTCTGGCGTTGCTGGGTCTTACTTAGGTTTTGGATTGATTGCTGAAGAATTGCCGATGGCAATTCGGCAGATATTGCGCAGTCTGCTTTTCCCAGGCAAGGGGCAGGAGTTTTCTCAGGATAGAGAATTGCCGTAA